The sequence GACCATATCTAATCTGATTCGACTGATTTTGACTCAAAACTAATTTTAGATGTTTTTGGTGTTAACCGCTTTTGTAACATACCTTGTAATATGCATTTTACTTAGTGCTGAAGATGCCTGTGTGTAAAATACAGAGGCTTCCAACTTGACTCCTGTCCCTACCTGTACATGTGCCCTACCTATCACTGCCCATCACCCTGCCTAGCTCACTTGTTTGACTAAAGACAGACTGAAGACAGAATCTCCTTAGCAAGACTCTCTAAAATGAAACCAGAATTATACACTTTTTGCTATTTTTAATAGTCTGCATTTGGATATAAGTGCTTAACTGAAAGGAAAATTCCAAGCTTATATGTTTAATTAGAACAGAAAATTAGGTATAATGAGACTAGCCAACATTTCTTGACTGCTGGCATATCTTGGCCGGGGTGGTGTGAGAGGTGTGGGGTGAGATCTGATAAATTTTTCTACATTTACCATCTTTATTGGCTTTTTACTTTCCAGGTTTCTACTCGAAATGTACCAGCAGTTCCAGGCAATGCAATTTGCTTTAGAAGAGATCAATGGACGTCCAGATATTCTCCCGAACATCACATTGGGTTTTGTTGCCTTCGATTCCTGTGCTGCTCTACGAAAGGAACTTGAGGGAACCTTGTGGATGTTAACAGGATGGAGCATGCCAATACCAAACTACTGCTCCCTCGAAAACCTACCTCTTGCCGCAGTCCTTGGTCATTCCATGTCAACATCTTCAATTCTGATGGCTCACATATTGGGACTATATAGATATCCACAGGTAAGTTGCTGAATATGGAGCATACAGATATGGCCACCGTATAGTGTAATTTGTAGATTCAGTTTACTAGTTCATGTGAAGACAATGTAAATTGTCGACAAATTAAAATTtaagtaaaaaattataataccggTAATATCAGTGTTGGTTTTTTTCTCAGATAAGTCATTTTTCTACTAGCTCTCTGCTAAGTGACCGAATGCAGTTTCCGTCCTTCTTCCGAACAGTCCCCAGTGATACTTTTCAATCAAAGGGGTTAGCCCACCTGATTTTGCACTTTGAATGGAAATGGGTTGGGGTGGTTGCTTTGGGAAGTGATTATGGATATGAAGGTGCTCGACTAGTTAAACAGGAGATACTCAAAGCTGGAGCTTGTGTGGCCTTTACCGAGTTCATTCAGGCCAATAGTGCTGACAGAACCATTCCTCAAGTGGTCAGAGTCATTAAGGCATCAACAGCAAAAGCTGTGCTTGTTTTCGCCAAGGACATCTTTGTTGCCATAATGTTAAATGAGATGATGAACCAGAAAGTTACTGGGAAGATTTTTGTGGCCAGTGAGGCCTGGTCAACCTCAACAATTTTAGAAGCAGAAAAATACTCCATGTTGCTCCCAGGATCTATTGGGTTTGCTTTCCATAGCTCAATCATTCCCGGATTTAAACAATATTTAAACAGTATTaagccaaatttttcaaaaaattcagaTACAACCTTGAGTAAAATATTTTGGGAAAAAACTTTTGGATGCAAGTTCTTAAATGTAATGGATGATCCACAGTCACTGGTTAATGCAAGTAAGATCTGTACAGGACTTGAAGACCTCAGTAAAGTTCATAATGCCTACACTGATGTGTCTGGTTTAAGAGGTTCATTGAGTATTTACACTTCTGTTCAGGTCATAGCAAAATCTCTTCATGACATGAGAACCTGTTTGGAAGGTAGAGGACCCTTCCATAATGGGAGCTGTGCAGACATATACCACATAAAGCCTTGGCAGGTAAGAAGAATAAAGAACAAAAATAAACTTGGCTGTCCTTCTTTCAAAGTTATCCTGCTCTATGAGATCTATTGTATTAATCTTAAGCTCCAAAGTGTCCTCCCAAGATTCAGCCACACCATTGCTTTTTAAAAGGctaaaataaaactattttttctagAAGCCATGATCTTTCCATTACAAGATATAATCTTGTTGCTTTTAGATTCAGCAGATTGCATTGAGAGCTGTCATTTAGTTAATAATAAAGAATGCCACTCAAACCCATCTCCATTGTAGATATATCTAATAGTTATTCTTCCAGGGAATATATAACCTTATACaaatgcaaaaacacaaatgcaatagcactctgcaaccagcactctgccctgcctctatgctggatgttgaatgaggcattggtgtacattttggccaaagcgtaataagccactcaccacgtcaaggtcgcctctatgagtggtccctaacactagtacctacctgttatgggccatgatagccacacaaagtccagggagcgcaggtacagcatgcatgccatgcacactctgcttttaaccccgtccggtgccgtgacagctttcatcggatccaggaatgcaagtaccaacatgcatgctgagcccactatatacttctcctggagccaaatggctactggtaggcgctgtaaaagcagactcagttttatactgactttaaaaccagcctccagggcagactaactggtcaggtgtgcatgactgcatggagatcgccacgcctccaatatatactacaaagaaaaaatgtgggggattcagtcagcacaaccctgtatgcaggtgcacatcgctatggcgaaatacatatacaaacgccaaaacacaaatgcaatagcactcagaTTGGCATTGAGAGCTATTTGTAGagatccagaaaaataaaaaaatggagacagctccgttttggacgtgctgtctccatttttttatttttttatttttctggatctCTACAAATTGCTGTACTAGGGGCTTTTTACCACCCCTCCTGGAGACGAGCACCCGACACATCACCACTTAGGAGTGCTGTCCACCCACATTTTTGCTGGCATTGAGAGCTGTCATTTAGTTAATGATAAAGAATGCCACTCAAACCCATCTCCATTGTAGATATATCTAATAGTTATTCTTCCAGGGAATATATAACCTTACAATTTTGAACCATGAAGACCATCTGGCATTCTGTGTCAATTTGCCTCCTCTGTAGAGATTGCAGCCATTTTATTGATACCTTACATATAAATAAGAAACCTTTAAATACCAACACTCTTCTGTTCTTTAGCTGAAACACTACATACAAAATGTAAATGTAAAAGTGAGCGATGGGAGAGAAGTCTTCTTTGATGAGAATGGGGATCTCCCAGCAGTATACGACATTGTAAGCTGGCAGCTGGGAAGTAATGGGACCATGAAAAGAGTAAAGGTTGGAAGCTACGATACAGCAGCCACTGATGGAAATATCTTCACAATTAACATTAGTGCTGTCGTTTGGCCTTCAGGCATTGGGCAGGTAAATTATGGAAAACCTTTAAAAAGGCCATCACTTATACAGTATAAGTTGAATATAAAATGTTTAACCCTTCCATCTTGATCATTCTTTAGGTTCCAATATCTGTCTGTAGTGAGAGCTGTCCTCCAGGTTTCAGAAGAGTTGTGAGACGAGGGGAGCCTGTCTGTTGTTTCCAGTGTGTCCAATGTCCTAGTGGGGAAATCTCTAATAAAACCGGTGAGTAAAATCTGAACCAATAATTTAAAAGAGCAGAAGAAAATCTTGGGCATTGCATTCTCTATAAAGCATACCTTATCTGCAGATATCTTTACTCTTTGGGGCTGCAATGGCAAAACATTTTCTGGCCAGCAGTACAGAGGACTGCAGGAACAGGCAGAGACAACAACTTGTATGTCAGCTCTAGGGtctgtattaaagggtttctccaggcttctaatattgatgagctatttGCCATGGACATACAGTAGCAACAGAGAGTAGGACGAGAtacgggagacggcacgtgcacactgcgcacgccttcccttcatatagctgatcgacgggggggcCAGGTGTTAGACCACCGCCGATCTGTTGAAAAGCCCTTTAAGGGAGATTTTTTTgtggtctgtattatatacatttaatatggggtctgtattaagtgtgtgtgtgtttgtggggggaggggaaggTCTGAGGTAGGCACTTCCTTAGAGGATCTGGCCTGGTGTTGAAGATATATTAAGGGCCTGGTATCTGGTGATTATTAACAGGTTCTAATCTATGGGAGAACTCGGTATTAAGGAAAGACTCTAGgttctgtttttcttttctttagggtatattgtatatttttttattttaggtttttGGGGTCTTGGTTTTTATTCAAGGGTATGAGGTCCGAATTAATGTAGGGGCTCTAGGGTCTACATCTATTTAGGCCTCTCTGGGGTATTTATTTACTAAATGGGCTGTATTTAGGGAGATTGATCTGGGGCCTGTTTCCTTAGGGAGTCTGGTCTTGGGTTTGTTTTCATATAGTAGTTCTATGGTCTACATTACCTTAGGAGTCTCTTAAGGTACCTGCATTTCTTTTTTAAGggtttgtatttatttaggggtgcTGGTTTTGGGTCGGTCTGTCTATAGAGAGTATGACCTAGGGTCTATATTTGTTTAGAAGGTAGGATTCTGTAATCATTCTGGGTGTGATGGAAGGGTTCATCTTCACTATTTGTAATTCAATATATTTAGGTCCTCAAAAGTAAGGCTAAATGTTTTCCAAAGTAATGCATTAAAATGACAAATTCCATAAATTAATAAACTTGTTATCTATCTTTTTCTCAGATTTAGATGATTGTTACACATGTCCATGGAACTTGTGGCCCAATCCTCAAAAAAACAAGTGCATCCCAAAGACTATTGAGTTCCTTTCTTTTGAAGGACAACTGGGGTCAGccttgactgctgcagccatatCATCttctgttattacactttttatctTGTATCTTTTCTTTCATTTCAGAAGCACCCCTATCATTAGGGCAAATAACTACTCTTTAAGTTGTCTTCTTCTATGTTCTATATGTCTTTGCTTCCTGTGCTCTATAAATTTTATTGGTTACCCTGAAGCTGTGAAATGTCTTCTGAGACAGGTGATATTTGGTATGGTCTTTGCTATTTGTATCTCTAGCATTTTGGCCAAGACCATCTTGGTTGTTTTTGCTTTTATGGCTACGAAGCCTGATAGTAAGCTCAGAAGGTGGACAAGTCGTTGGGTGTCCTACGTGATCATCTTTCTTTGCTCACTTGTGCAGCTGTTGCTTTGTGTTATTTGGTTGTCTCTCTCACCTCCGTTTCCAGAATACAACATACATTCCCAACCCGGTGTTATTATTGCTGAGTGTAATGAAGGCTCCTTAGCTGCCTTCTGGTGCATGTTGGGGTATCTTGGTTTGCTGTCATCAATAAGCCTTGTTGTAGCCTTTTGGACCAGGAGACTCCCTGACAGCTTCAATGAAGCCAAATTTATCACTTTTAGCATATTAGCTTTTCTCAGTGTCTGGGTGTCCTTCATCCCAGCCACTCTTAGTGCTAGGGGCCAATACATTATCGCCATGGAGGTCTTTGCAATCTTATCTTCCAGTTGGGCTCTTGTGTTCTGTATGTTCCTTCCTAAATGTTTCATCATAATATTCCAACCCAATATGAACTCCAAGGAATATTTAATGGGCAAAGACAAAGCAGGAACAAAGGCATAATAGATGTCTACCCCCAGCACTATTTTGCTAAAATGCTGTGCTAATTATTTTCCTAATGTATCCATTCAATGATTAGATCTCTGTTTTTCTGATATACTCTGCATAGCATAATGATGCAATTCTGTATGTCTTTAGCCACTAGGGGGTGCTGATTGAATACTGGCTCTATATTGAACTCAGTAATAAAGCTGTCTGCAGAGTGTTCTTAAAAGGTTTTTGGGGGATTTTCATacagtattgatggcctatacttaGGATAGCTCATTAATATGATATTGGCTGGAGTTTAACTCCTGGCAAccccagctgtttgaggaagctgtGGTACTCATTGGCCTCCTTGAAGATTGccaagcacagctccatacatttgatagcagctgtgcttagtatcacagctcagccctattcacttgagtGGGACTGAACTATGCCTAGTCCATGTGACCGAAAAACATGACAGTACATGgcttaggaagaggcctaagaactcatggggccagatttatcattagctcaaatcagaataatggagtgaaaaagttgaaaatttttgcgcaatcacttaaactgtgcaaaaatttgcgacttttattggctctgcactatgctcgccagttttctaaaagtgggcgtgttttcttatgtaaatgaatctctagacagatttactattgcgacaatttaaaaagtcgcaaaaaagtagcaaaaaaaatttgtaaaatcactccagtgaggaccatgcttatcttatgcgactttttaaaagaacatgcgactttttcgtaaagatgtgcgacttttgtaaagccgcttactgacggataaactgacggataaactgctaccgtcaaaccacatttattacagtcttaaagggccgatcataaatctgacatggctaaaactgactttagccatatgtgaaagtggagtgagctgtcagagtaatgataaatatgGCCCATGGAGTGTTGCTGCTGATctcatgttgatgacctatcctcaggatagataatAATAGGCTCATGTGTACAGCTTATGAGAGTGTACATACAGATGTGAGCTCTGTACCATTCGCTGAATATACCAGCTTTTAGcacggctgggacaaggtccaccaccaacagaggctgagctgcccaagtgcgccccccccccccccgccatttagatatgtatgtttgttattaataaGACATCCTCATGTTTATCCCACCCTTTTATGTTATGTGTGTAGTGCCCTGAAGCAAGGGACTTTGGACTATGGACATTTCCCATTATTGCTACTATGGAAAGCTATCAACTCCCTACATTATTGCAATTTAAAGGGTTACCTTGAACTGTGATTTATGATGTTGTGTGCACTTATGCTGTTTCATATTAATAAACTGCATTTACATGTTTATTGTCATATATCCTGTTAATTTGCACTATTACTCTATAGCTGCATTACACTGTGGAAAGGGTAAAGGAACAACCAACTACTgagagactaaggcctctttcacacttgcgttgtccggatccgccgtgcactccatttgccggaggtgcccgccggatgcggaaaaacgcaagtgaactgaaagcatttgaagacggatccgtcttcaaaatgcgttcagtgttactatggcagccaggacgctattaaagtcctggttgccatagtagtagtggggagcgggggagcggtatacttacagtcggtgcggctcccggggcgctccagaatgacgtcagagcgccccatgcgcatggatgacgtgatccatgcgatcacgtcatccatgcgcgtgggcgccctgacgtcactctggagcgcccggggagccgcacggagggtaagtacactgctcccccgctccccgctacactttaccatggctgccaggactttagcgtcccggcagccatggtaaccactctgaaaaagctaaacgtcggatccggcaagggACAGAtaactcaggcctttcctcagcagagaacctttctgctggagaagccagctcaatgacttgcctgtattgtttttccCTTAAGTTCCTCTAGTAAAGAAACACATTAGTAaattgcagaccctgactctctggacttatttcccaatgGAGGGCCCCACCCTTTACCATCCATTCAAGAGAGCagaaacacgtggtgacacctcaacctTTTCCGGGATACCCAATGTAGtgttgccccccttcccccaaccaCAATCACTGCATCTGAACATTTTGTGCTGAGCGTTTCACTTGTCTCAGCGAAGTCGGACTATCATATTAAATTTCAGGTCTCAACATTCTGGTTGTGGACCATCATTTATTAAAGGTCTTGGTTTTGTTCCTAAGTGTCCCATGGAGGTAGAACATTTTTGTTCCATAGGGTAAACAaggttaaaacataaaaaaaaaaaacactaagtcataattagagatgagtgaattgaagctAACAAATTGTAatttgtttagaatttcaggaaaaatttgattcgcaacaaatgctaatttcctcgcgcttcgtggtagcgaatcgcaattttccttaaacggcggctacacgtgtgaggaatgAGGACATAGGGCATGGAACTctcggaaggcgggatcaccaagattgacatgcctgcatgaagccaatcagcagccagccagccctgtgatgtcacagccctataaatacggcagccattttagattctgccattttccagcgttcagagtgcacggacagacgtgtgaaggagctagggacagctattggaaaaacctatatgtttaaaaaaaaatgaaaaaaagatttataagtgcagagaaaggatagggaggaatcatttcacagcatcttagtgcagggagagacgtcagaaggcgctagggacagtgataggaaagtgatttacaagtgcagggaaagattatttggggatccagatagctattatacagctctgtcgttCCAgcgttttgttattgggctgcaagtgttatgttgcaaagcctttagtggcttatatcttagtatcttattcagtacgacaagaaaaatatatatgcatttcacttctgcgattatttctgctgaaagcgtataggggcgtatttcagtaaaaaaaataaaaatatattctcagtgcatttctgcagttaattctggtgaaagcgtataggggcgtatttaattaaaaaaataaatatatatatgcactgcactgttgcagttatttctggtgaaaatgTATAcggacgtatttcagtaaaataggaAAAGTATATACGCACTGTActgttgcagttaattctggtgaaagcgtataggggcgcatttcattaaagaaagaaaaatatatacacactgcgctatttaattgttttctgtttaaagcgtatagtgagataccttgacggggtgccttgggctccgatatgttcctgactggaatatattggccaaagtctcagtttttaacatcagcgtgagggtttggccagtattgtcagtagcatattacagggagtgcagaattattaggcaagttgtatttttgaggattaattttattattgaacaacaaccatgttctcaatgaacccaaaaaactcattaatatcaaagctgaatatttttggaagtagtttttagtttgtttttagttttagctattttagggggatatctgtgtgtgcaggtgactattactgtgcataattattaggcaacttaacaaaaaacaaatatatacccatttcaattatttatttttaccagtgaaaccaatataacatctcaacattcacaaatatacatttctgacattcaaaaacaaaacaaaaacaaatcagtgaccaatatagccacctttctttgcaaggacactcaaaagcctgccatccatggattctgtcagtgttttgatctgttcaccatcaacattgcgtgcagcagcaaccacagcctcccagacactgttcagagaggtgtactgttttccctccttgtaaatctcacatttgatgatggaccacaggttctcaatggggttcagatcaggtgaacaaggaggccatgtcattagattttcttcttttataccctttcttgccagccacgctgtggagtacttggacgcgtgtgatggagcattgtcctgcatgaaaatcatgtttttcttgaaggatgcagacttcttcctgtaccactgcttgaagaaggtgtcttccagaaactggcagtaggactgggagttgagcttgactccatcctcaacccgaaaaggccccacaagctcatctttgatgataccagcccaaaccagtactccacctccaccttgctggcgtctgagtcggactggagctctctgccctttaccaatccagccacgggcccatccatctggcccatcaagactcactctcatttcatcagtccataaaaccttagaaaaatcagtcttgagatatttcttggcccagtcttgacgtttcagcttgtgtgtcttgttcagtggtggtcgtctttcagcctttcttaccttggccatgtctctgagtattgcacaccttgtgcttttgggcactccagtgatgttgcagctctgaaatatggccaaactggttgcaagtggcatcttggcagctgcacgcttgacttttctcagttcacgggcagttattttgcgccttggtttttccacacgcttcttgcgaccctgttgactattttgaatgaaacgcttgattgttcgatgttcacgcttcagaagctttgcaattttaagagtgctgcatccctctgcaagatatctcactatttttgacttttctgagcctgtcaagtccttcttttgacccattttgccaaaggaaaggaagttgcctaatatttatgcacacctgatatagggtgttgatgtcattagaccacaccccttctcattacagagatgcacatcacctaatatgcttaattggtagtaggctttcgagcctatacagcttggagtaagacaacatgcataaagaggatgatgttgtcaaaatactcatttgcctaataattctgcacgcagtgtattgtggtgaaccttttgcagtgatttatggatTTATGGATTTTTATATTCTCATccacacattaggctactttcaaaatggtgtttcacggatccgtttgaaacggatttgaaacggatccgtcaataaaaTGTCTAAACAGAGACAAATGGAAGCCATTCAGACCGATccgttcaaacggatccgtctgtattgcggatccattcGTCACATTCGTTTCCGTTTTTGCCTCCGtttaacggatccattttggaaTGAGTAGCATCTCTAAGGTTCCCACCTCTTCATGTAATCAGATCCCCAGGGTTGTCATGCTCCTAATTTCTTCAGGGCTATCTTGTTGAAATTCAAAGTTGGTCCGGTTTTAGCTTTGATCATGGACCATCATGGACTCTTGTACACGACAACATGCACTTAAAGATGTATAGTGTTcgttagcgggccatatgtccctgatcgTCATTGATCGTGCGAACGGAAGTACAgagcatcatgatgctgaccatgttgtgctgcacactgggctattgtcccgcactcatatgatctattagtgcaagacaatagccccgcgggcagctcgacttgcacagaatcattgtacactatgatgctgtgtactctcgtgcgcacgatcaatgccactacgggacatatggcccgctcacggaccgtatgtctctggggtcatacagtcgtgtgcaagaggccttaaaggggttttctcatctcagacaatgggggcataccgctaggatatgcccacattgtcttataggtgcgggtcccaccgctggtaccctcacatatattgagaacggagccaagaaagtggatgagggcacactgcgccgccgccctccattcatttctatgggagaggcggcgattagcgcttggtggtggacgtacCACAGGAAATTtgtggtcctccagcaacagtgctccccgctccgttctcgatataggtgcgggtcctaccaatgGAACCcagacctatcagacaatgggggcatattcaagCAAAATCCCACAATTGtctatgtgaatacccctttaacaactgtatgtcccttgtggtaatcacactagttatattagagtgtcatcgggaaatcattaaactgtaaaattacaatttattaatgaattcctgatgatgTTGATGGACCGTcactcccacaagggctcatatgaaagggcacaagattgaacaatgaacaaCAATTTGCTTGACCCATTCTCTAGCATGATCttaaactcatgcaactgctcgggcatcattgagtccatcaaactgattatgcttagcccataatggtagtttgggCTGCGTTGAATCGCCAACTCCACCTcctcccagcggcgaatcaattCAGCCCTAAACTCCTTCTGATGTAAGGCAAAACCTTCTAGAGTGTCGGAAACTACCTCTACAAGGTTTGCATAATCAGCTCGATTTGGCCTGCCGGATCTCTGCCTGCTCACCAAGGCTCTCAAATTTCGGCGAAAACCAaagagccaaacgctccgctgtctcagacagccccttacactcagactgagagaacagttgtccttctgactgtagggggctggccaaaacaggggagccaaacgctccgctgtctcagatagccccttacactcagacggaaagaactgttgtccctctgactgtagggggctggccaaaacaggggagccaaacgctccgctgtctcagaaagcccctttacaattttttttttttacagttgttaaaaatatttaccttcttggtgccattgcctttcgtaggaaccccagggccgccgtatggatgtatgtggtccctgaggttcctccggagccactcggggcctgaacctccttgGTAAAATCCCTCCTGAAGCGGTCCTGGATAGATCGCAAACGCGTGGTAACCAGTttgactatagaaaaaaaacataaaaatttaatttagCATGATGTAAGGAAAATAAcaatattaatgtattaaaatacatattgttgTACTTACCATATTTCTCCTGAGCCGCCACATTTAGATCCCACCAGGTCTCAAAAATTTGCGCACagatgtccctccagagccgctgggtcAGATGATGATCAGCGTGGTGGCGGTCGGAGTGGTCCCATAATGATGGACGCGCTtccttggtggagcctctggaaccctggaaaaaaggaaatacaaaattaaatgtaaatcctaatacaaaatgcaAATGAAAACTACTTAATCAAGACTTACACGTCTACGACCGCCACGCTCATTCCCGCAGactctggaggcgactggggAAACCTCGCAGGCGGCTCTATGTGGAGATtgctgaaacaacagaaaataaataaataaataaaaaatatatatatatatatacactcacctaaagaattattaggaacaccatactaatacggtgttggacccccttttgccttcagaactgccttaattctacgtggcattgattcaacaaggtgctgatagcattctttagaaatgttggcccatattgataggatagcatcttgcagttgatggagatttgagggatgcacatccagggcacgaagctcccgttccaccacatcccaaagatgctctattgactgtgggggccattttagtacagtgaactcattgtcatgttcaagaaaccaatttgaaatgattcgagctttgtgacatggtgcattatcctgctggaagtagccatcagaggatgggtacatggtggtcatgaagggatggacatggtcagaaacaatgctcaggtagcccgtggcatttaaacgatgcccaattggcactaaggggcctaaagtgtgcccagaaaacatcccccacaccattataccaccaccaccagcctgcacagtggtaacaaggcatgatggatacatgttctcattctgtttacgcc is a genomic window of Bufo bufo chromosome 1, aBufBuf1.1, whole genome shotgun sequence containing:
- the LOC120988775 gene encoding extracellular calcium-sensing receptor-like, which translates into the protein MRFLLEMYQQFQAMQFALEEINGRPDILPNITLGFVAFDSCAALRKELEGTLWMLTGWSMPIPNYCSLENLPLAAVLGHSMSTSSILMAHILGLYRYPQISHFSTSSLLSDRMQFPSFFRTVPSDTFQSKGLAHLILHFEWKWVGVVALGSDYGYEGARLVKQEILKAGACVAFTEFIQANSADRTIPQVVRVIKASTAKAVLVFAKDIFVAIMLNEMMNQKVTGKIFVASEAWSTSTILEAEKYSMLLPGSIGFAFHSSIIPGFKQYLNSIKPNFSKNSDTTLSKIFWEKTFGCKFLNVMDDPQSLVNASKICTGLEDLSKVHNAYTDVSGLRGSLSIYTSVQVIAKSLHDMRTCLEGRGPFHNGSCADIYHIKPWQLKHYIQNVNVKVSDGREVFFDENGDLPAVYDIVSWQLGSNGTMKRVKVGSYDTAATDGNIFTINISAVVWPSGIGQVPISVCSESCPPGFRRVVRRGEPVCCFQCVQCPSGEISNKTDLDDCYTCPWNLWPNPQKNKCIPKTIEFLSFEGQLGSALTAAAISSSVITLFILYLFFHFRSTPIIRANNYSLSCLLLCSICLCFLCSINFIGYPEAVKCLLRQVIFGMVFAICISSILAKTILVVFAFMATKPDSKLRRWTSRWVSYVIIFLCSLVQLLLCVIWLSLSPPFPEYNIHSQPGVIIAECNEGSLAAFWCMLGYLGLLSSISLVVAFWTRRLPDSFNEAKFITFSILAFLSVWVSFIPATLSARGQYIIAMEVFAILSSSWALVFCMFLPKCFIIIFQPNMNSKEYLMGKDKAGTKA